One genomic window of Vibrio parahaemolyticus includes the following:
- a CDS encoding DUF2753 domain-containing protein, with protein MISEWEKHTLLADTALQLDDPVRSILHYQQALSLSEDISECVEIEADERLLISVISCHNLAQFWRWAGDTEYELKYLQLASEKVLTLIPQCPNQNCASFIDSIGCCTKALIDFMKRHPNPAIAKQVEKIDTATNCEVIAKFRLN; from the coding sequence ATGATCAGTGAATGGGAAAAACACACACTCCTAGCCGATACTGCCCTGCAACTAGATGATCCTGTACGCAGCATTCTTCACTATCAACAAGCTTTAAGCTTAAGTGAAGACATTAGTGAATGCGTGGAAATTGAAGCAGACGAACGCCTTTTGATTTCTGTAATCTCTTGTCACAACCTCGCGCAATTTTGGCGCTGGGCTGGTGATACCGAATACGAACTCAAATATCTTCAGCTGGCATCTGAAAAAGTGCTCACACTTATTCCCCAATGCCCAAACCAGAATTGCGCGAGCTTTATTGACTCCATCGGCTGTTGCACAAAAGCACTTATCGATTTTATGAAGCGTCATCCAAACCCAGCAATTGCGAAACAAGTAGAGAAGATCGATACCGCAACCAATTGCGAAGTGATCGCTAAGTTTCGTTTAAATTAA
- the gloA gene encoding lactoylglutathione lyase gives MSNGRILHTMLRVGDLDKSIKFYTEVMGMQLLRTNENKEYEYTLAFVGYGDESQGAVIELTYNWGKTEYDLGTAFGHIAIGVDDIYATCDAIKAAGGNVTREAGPVKGGTTHIAFVKDPDGYMIELIQNKQASAGLEG, from the coding sequence ATGTCAAACGGTCGAATTCTACACACTATGCTTCGCGTAGGTGATCTAGACAAATCAATCAAATTTTATACTGAAGTCATGGGCATGCAGTTGCTTCGTACCAACGAAAACAAAGAGTACGAATACACACTTGCCTTTGTTGGTTACGGTGATGAATCCCAAGGTGCCGTGATTGAACTGACTTACAACTGGGGTAAGACAGAATATGACCTAGGCACAGCATTTGGTCATATTGCAATTGGCGTAGACGACATCTACGCAACATGTGATGCAATCAAAGCCGCAGGCGGTAACGTTACTCGCGAAGCGGGCCCAGTGAAAGGTGGTACAACACACATCGCCTTTGTAAAAGATCCTGATGGTTACATGATTGAGCTTATCCAGAACAAACAAGCTTCTGCGGGTCTAGAAGGCTAG
- the nth gene encoding endonuclease III: MNKEKRIEILERLRENNPNPETELNWSSPFELLIAVLLSAQATDVSVNKATDKLFPVANTPQSILDLGVDGLKEYIKTIGLFNSKAENTIKTCKILLEKHNGEVPEDRDALEALPGVGRKTANVVLNTAFGWPTIAVDTHIYRVSNRTKFAMGKTVDDVEQKLLKVVPKEFKLDVHHWLILHGRYTCLARKPRCGSCIIEDLCEYKEKVYPDS; the protein is encoded by the coding sequence ATGAACAAAGAAAAAAGAATAGAAATTCTGGAACGATTAAGAGAAAACAACCCCAATCCTGAAACGGAACTGAACTGGAGCTCTCCATTTGAGTTACTCATCGCTGTGCTACTTTCAGCGCAAGCGACCGATGTTAGTGTCAACAAAGCCACTGACAAACTCTTCCCCGTTGCGAATACGCCACAAAGTATTCTCGATTTGGGTGTCGATGGTTTGAAGGAATACATCAAAACCATTGGCCTGTTTAACTCAAAAGCAGAAAACACCATCAAAACCTGTAAGATCTTATTAGAAAAACATAATGGCGAAGTGCCTGAAGATCGCGACGCTCTTGAAGCTCTTCCAGGAGTCGGCCGTAAGACCGCCAATGTCGTGCTCAACACCGCATTTGGTTGGCCAACCATTGCTGTCGATACGCACATTTATCGCGTTTCGAATCGTACTAAGTTTGCGATGGGAAAAACGGTAGATGATGTCGAACAAAAACTATTAAAAGTGGTACCAAAAGAGTTCAAACTCGATGTACACCACTGGTTAATTCTTCATGGTCGCTACACTTGTTTAGCGAGAAAGCCTCGCTGTGGAAGCTGCATTATTGAAGATTTGTGCGAATATAAAGAGAAAGTATACCCAGATAGTTAA
- the rnt gene encoding ribonuclease T — MTIENEALTLKKRFRGYFPVVVDVETAGFNAQTDALLEICAVTLRMDEEGVLHPASTIHFHIEPFEGANLEKEALEFNGIRDPFSPLRGAVSEQEALKEIYKLIRKEQKASDCSRAIMVAHNAAFDLSFVNAANERCKLKRVPFHPFATFDTATLSGLAYGQTVLAKACKTAGMEFDNREAHSALYDTQKTAELFCGIVNKWKALGGWPLVNEE; from the coding sequence ATGACAATAGAAAATGAAGCCCTAACCCTGAAAAAGCGTTTTCGTGGTTATTTCCCTGTGGTTGTTGACGTTGAGACCGCTGGTTTCAATGCTCAAACCGATGCACTTTTAGAAATCTGCGCCGTCACCCTTCGTATGGATGAAGAAGGCGTTCTGCATCCAGCCTCCACTATTCATTTTCATATTGAACCTTTTGAAGGCGCGAATTTAGAGAAAGAAGCGCTTGAGTTTAATGGTATTCGTGACCCTTTCAGCCCGTTACGCGGTGCAGTTTCTGAACAAGAAGCATTAAAAGAAATTTATAAGCTGATTCGTAAAGAACAAAAAGCATCTGATTGCTCACGTGCAATAATGGTTGCACATAACGCCGCTTTCGACTTAAGTTTTGTTAATGCAGCAAACGAACGCTGCAAGTTAAAAAGAGTCCCTTTTCATCCCTTTGCTACTTTTGACACCGCCACATTAAGCGGCCTTGCTTATGGTCAAACTGTTCTCGCTAAAGCATGCAAAACGGCAGGGATGGAATTCGACAATCGTGAAGCGCACTCTGCCCTTTACGATACACAAAAAACTGCAGAGTTATTCTGTGGCATCGTGAACAAATGGAAGGCCCTCGGCGGTTGGCCGCTTGTTAACGAAGAATAA
- a CDS encoding Na+/H+ antiporter family protein, whose amino-acid sequence MNPVVISVCVMLVLALMRVNVVVALTFSAIVGGLVAGMSLGDTVAAFESGLGGGATIALSYAMLGTFAVAISKSGITDLLAKSVIKRLNGKESAASTTGLKYAVLVALVLVTMSSQNVIPVHIAFIPILIPPLLGVFAKLKLDRRLIACVLTFGLITPYMVLPVGFGGIFLNNILLKNLHDNGLENVVASQVPTAMLLPGAGMIFGLLLAIFVSYRKPREYKETELTVVHETDHSINKQHILVAALGIIAALGVQLYTGSMIIGALAGFMVFTFGGVIAWKETHDVFTKGVHMMAMIGFIMIAAAGFAAVMKQTGGVETLVQSLSTSIGDNKPLAALLMLVVGLLVTMGIGSSFSTIPILATIYVPLSLAFGFSPMATIALVGTAAALGDAGSPASDSTLGPTSGLNADGQHEHIWETVVPTFIHYNIPLIIFGWIAAMVL is encoded by the coding sequence ATGAATCCTGTCGTTATCTCAGTTTGCGTCATGCTCGTGTTAGCATTGATGCGTGTAAACGTGGTGGTCGCCCTCACGTTTAGTGCCATTGTTGGTGGCCTTGTTGCGGGAATGAGCTTAGGCGATACCGTAGCGGCTTTCGAAAGTGGCTTAGGTGGCGGTGCAACGATTGCACTTAGCTACGCTATGCTTGGCACATTCGCCGTTGCCATTTCTAAATCTGGTATCACTGACCTGCTCGCAAAAAGCGTGATTAAACGCCTAAACGGCAAAGAAAGTGCGGCATCGACTACTGGCCTTAAATACGCTGTATTAGTGGCGTTAGTGCTCGTAACCATGTCTTCTCAGAACGTAATTCCTGTTCATATCGCCTTTATTCCAATTTTGATTCCACCTCTTTTGGGCGTATTTGCGAAGCTTAAACTGGATCGTCGCTTAATTGCGTGTGTGCTGACTTTTGGTCTGATTACACCTTACATGGTACTTCCTGTTGGTTTTGGCGGCATCTTCTTAAACAACATCTTGCTAAAAAACCTGCATGACAACGGTTTAGAGAACGTTGTCGCAAGCCAAGTACCAACCGCAATGTTGCTTCCTGGCGCAGGCATGATTTTTGGTTTGCTACTGGCAATTTTTGTTAGTTACCGAAAACCTCGTGAGTATAAAGAAACAGAACTGACGGTGGTTCACGAAACCGACCACAGCATTAACAAACAGCACATCCTAGTGGCTGCACTTGGTATTATTGCCGCGCTTGGTGTTCAGCTTTACACCGGCTCAATGATCATCGGTGCTCTTGCTGGTTTTATGGTGTTCACGTTTGGTGGCGTTATCGCGTGGAAGGAAACCCACGACGTATTCACCAAAGGCGTTCACATGATGGCGATGATCGGCTTTATCATGATCGCAGCCGCGGGTTTTGCAGCGGTAATGAAACAAACCGGTGGCGTAGAAACCCTAGTTCAGTCACTGTCTACAAGTATTGGTGACAACAAACCGCTTGCTGCGCTACTTATGCTGGTTGTTGGTCTATTGGTAACCATGGGTATTGGTTCTTCATTCTCGACGATTCCAATTCTTGCAACCATCTACGTCCCGCTTTCTTTGGCATTTGGTTTCTCGCCAATGGCAACGATCGCATTAGTAGGTACAGCTGCAGCGCTAGGTGATGCTGGCTCTCCTGCATCCGACTCAACATTGGGCCCAACTTCTGGCCTAAATGCTGACGGCCAGCACGAACACATTTGGGAAACGGTTGTTCCAACCTTCATCCACTACAATATCCCACTGATCATCTTCGGTTGGATCGCTGCAATGGTGCTTTAG
- the motY gene encoding flagellar protein MotY: MNKWLITSGVMLSLLSANSYAVMGKRYVATPQQSQWEMVVNTPLECQLVHPIPSFGDAVFSSRASKKINLDFELKMRRPMGETRNVSLISMPPPWRPGEHADRITNLKFFKQFDGYVGGQTAWGILSELEKGRYPTFSYQDWQSRDQRIEVALSSVLFQSKYNAFSDCIANLLKYSFEDIAFTILHYERQGDQLTKASKKRLAQIADYVRHNQDIDLVLVATYTDSTDGKSESQSLSERRAESLRTYFESLGLPEDRIQVQGYGKRRPIADNGTPIGKDKNRRVVISLGRTQV; encoded by the coding sequence ATGAATAAATGGCTGATAACCAGTGGTGTCATGCTTTCACTGCTTAGCGCAAACAGTTACGCGGTGATGGGCAAGCGTTATGTCGCTACTCCGCAGCAATCACAATGGGAAATGGTGGTAAATACTCCTTTGGAATGTCAGCTTGTGCATCCAATTCCAAGCTTTGGTGATGCGGTGTTTTCGTCGCGTGCGAGTAAAAAAATCAATTTGGATTTTGAACTTAAGATGCGTCGCCCTATGGGTGAAACACGCAATGTCAGCTTGATCTCAATGCCACCGCCTTGGCGACCGGGTGAGCACGCCGACCGCATCACGAATCTGAAGTTTTTCAAACAGTTTGATGGGTATGTCGGTGGGCAAACTGCTTGGGGTATTTTATCTGAATTAGAGAAAGGCCGTTACCCAACATTCAGCTATCAAGATTGGCAAAGTCGCGATCAACGAATTGAAGTCGCGTTGTCATCCGTATTATTCCAAAGTAAGTACAATGCGTTTAGTGATTGTATCGCCAACTTGTTGAAGTACAGTTTCGAAGATATTGCGTTTACGATTTTGCATTACGAACGTCAGGGTGACCAACTGACGAAAGCGTCTAAAAAGCGTCTTGCTCAGATTGCTGATTATGTGCGTCACAATCAAGATATCGACCTCGTGCTGGTGGCGACATACACTGATTCAACCGATGGTAAGAGCGAAAGCCAGAGCCTATCGGAGCGACGAGCAGAGTCTCTACGTACTTACTTTGAATCACTGGGTTTGCCAGAGGATCGTATTCAAGTGCAGGGTTATGGCAAGCGCCGACCTATTGCTGATAATGGCACGCCGATTGGTAAAGACAAGAACCGTCGTGTAGTCATCTCTTTAGGTCGAACTCAAGTTTAG
- a CDS encoding electron transport complex subunit E, translated as MSENKQLMKNGMWSNNPALVQLLGLCPLLAVSSTITNALGLGIATLLVLVGSNVTVSLIRNYVPKEIRIPVFVMIIASLVTCVQLLMNAYAYGLYLSLGIFIPLIVTNCIIIGRAEAYASKNDVLPAALDGLWMGLGMTSVLVVLGSMRELIGNGTLFDGADLLLGDWAAALRIQVFQFDSSFLLALLPPGAFIGVGLLIALKNVIDSSIQARQPKEEKPAIERARVTNA; from the coding sequence ATGAGCGAAAACAAACAATTGATGAAGAACGGCATGTGGAGCAACAACCCAGCATTGGTTCAGCTGCTCGGTTTATGTCCTCTACTCGCCGTTTCATCGACGATCACCAACGCGCTGGGGCTTGGTATTGCCACATTACTGGTACTAGTGGGGTCTAACGTAACGGTTTCACTGATCCGTAACTATGTTCCTAAAGAGATCCGAATTCCGGTTTTCGTTATGATCATTGCGTCACTCGTAACCTGCGTCCAGCTACTAATGAATGCTTACGCTTACGGATTGTACCTATCACTGGGTATCTTTATCCCGTTGATCGTAACCAACTGTATCATCATCGGTCGCGCCGAAGCTTACGCTTCAAAAAATGATGTGCTTCCTGCCGCATTGGACGGCTTATGGATGGGACTGGGCATGACCAGTGTGCTAGTTGTGTTGGGCTCAATGCGCGAGCTTATCGGCAACGGCACATTGTTTGACGGCGCAGACTTGCTATTGGGTGACTGGGCTGCAGCGCTGCGCATTCAAGTATTCCAATTTGATAGCAGCTTCTTATTAGCACTATTACCACCAGGTGCTTTCATCGGTGTAGGACTTTTGATTGCGTTGAAAAATGTTATCGACAGCTCAATTCAGGCTCGTCAGCCGAAAGAAGAAAAACCGGCCATTGAGCGTGCTCGCGTAACTAACGCATAA